In Hippocampus zosterae strain Florida chromosome 21, ASM2543408v3, whole genome shotgun sequence, the genomic window GTTGGGTAGCGTCACTTTTATTAATGCCTATAAAGAAGTTTGAGAGTTCACGAGCAGCTTCCTGATCTGAGCGCTAATCCGATCTTGCACGCAGCGCCCCGAGGAGATTAAAACCTTTAAGGCAGTCGCTCTAAAACTTTTTCCACCAAAgttcctccccaaaaaatgtccTTATCTGTATTTCTAAGCCACTGTAACATAAAGCACAGTTTGAGTGATTCCTTTGCTGACCAGTAGAGGGAGCCCACACACTTTTGAGAACAAATTTCTTAAGGAAAATAAAGGGCgtacttcaatttttttttttccggtgtgCTGTATCAGCGCTTTCGGCTGACTCTGCTGCCGTGTCCCTTCCCCTGTCCTAGGCGTTGTCCTCGGCGGTGGTCCAGGTCTTCCTGGCAGACCGGAACGCCGCCTGGTCCAAGAGATGTTGCGGCGTGGCCTGTCTGATCAAGGACAACCCGCAGCGGTCTTACTTCATCCGAGTCTTTGACATTAAGGTAACGCGGCATTGCGACGGGGTCACCCGGTGCGCGTCCACATCCGAGACctctcatgtgtttttttttttttgggtgggggggtcacagGACGGTAAGATGCTGTTCGAACAGGAGCTGTACAACAACTTTAGCATAAATCCCTCCAGACCATTCTTCATCTCGTTTGCTGGAGACgtgagttgactttttttttaatctgtgatgCCGCGGTGTTGGTACATGCAGCAGACCATGAGGTATGCGGCACAGTAAATTGTGGTGATAAGAGACTCATCACTCTGTACACATCGGTAAAAATCATTTTAGTACAAAGAATACACTCATTGACCTGTGTGTGATTTAaaatgagattattttttttatttttttttggtgtgctcattctaacgcccccccccccccacacactttcCCTGATTCCGCAGTCGAGCCAAGTGGGCCTGAACTTTGCCAGCGAGGAGGAGGCCAAGCGTTTCCGAGGTCACCTGTCAGAGCTCTTGGGCAAAAGGCAAAGGAAAACTGGTACCGATCTTCTTTTTATCGCCACCGCCGATGTTAACGTCTAAACGTGTCGTCGGAATCGCACACGCCGAAACACGACACAATGATCACCATCTTCAGTCTGCTAAAATCTTAGATTTGAGGCGGCGAGTTGGAAAATAGTGAAAAGTGGCAACTGTAATGCCGTTTCCGTCCCGAAGGGGGCACTATAGACCAAATGCAACTCCAAGCGTTGTCATCAAATGAAAATGGTGGTTCTGTTATTATCTTTTAAACCGTCCTGACAATAACACGCTCATCTTTCATGAAACATGCCgagaattgtattttttgtgtgtgtgggaggggggccgggggggtgacAACTTCATTGCTCAGGTTTGATGAATGACGTCTTTCTTTTAAACCTGCAGCCGGTTCCTCCGCTTCCCTCTTCAAGCTTTCTGCCTTGGGTGCGCACACTTTGCTCAcgagcttcccccccccccacacccccctgtTCTCTCGAGAACTCGCACTGGAATCCTTTCATCCAGTTCTCTGGACTTTTCCCACACTTTCCATTGGATGTGTCGCTGTGATCATAACGCTTCACTAACTCTTCCCGGCCGACTTTCGCTTTCGCAAGCTCCCTTCTTGTCCGCCCGCCTCTCGCCCGGGCGCCACTTAGCGCCGCGTTTATAACCGTTTCCGTTTGTCTGTGTTCACAGAGAAGAGACGCGAGCCTCCAAATGGTACGTTGCCCACCATTTCCTGTCCTTGCAGTTATTTTTGTCCCTCGCCGCCGTAATTATCATCTTACCCATCCCTTGACGCTCTCCTGACCTTTTGTCGCAGTTTTCAtaagcgggagggggggggggttaatccgAGATTAGACCCGCAGTTATGTAAAAACCGGGCGCTAAATCCTCGAATAATATGACGAGATTAGAGCCGCAGAGCGTGTGCGGTTTGACGGGACAGGGAGGGGGAAAACTTTTAAAGTGGGCGGAGCAAGGGCAGCGCACCAGCCAATCAGAGCGTGGTGATTTGAGCGGTGTGTCCTGCTGCGATGGAAAATTGGTTGGAAAAGGCACGCAGATGTGCGCAAGGAGTAGAGCTGGCCTGATGCGGGGTTCGTGCGTCCCAGTCCACTCTCGCAGATGTCCGATGAGGGTATTAAGGTCGAAATCCAAGTTGGGTTCCTACGCCGGCGCGCTTTGGCTCttttgaaaatctttttttagaaCCTGCTTGACCTCAAGAACAGCGGGAGTTTCTTTTCTCCGGAGGCGGTCCTCACCTGGATACGATGCGTCCGCCAGAAGTTATTCTTCATTTCTTTCTTGAGTAAACGCCGTTTCCTTCAGGATCCCCTTCGCGGCCATGATGTTCTGCACCACCTTCCTGTCGGCTCCCTCGGACGAGCGCGTTTGTGAAagaggcggcgggggcggcggcggcggggggtttGGCCCGGCGGGTTGCTTGTCCACCTTGCACTGCTTGGTCCTCCCCCAGGACGAACTGTACCCGAATTTCGCAGAGCCCTCCGCCGCACAAGTGCGAGCTCGCGGCTTTATCGGCGACGCGCTGCCGGACGTTAGGGCGGGCGCGTGCCGCGACGGGGACGGCGGGGGGATGTGGGACAGGGTGAGGAGGAGACGCAGTCGCTCCGTTTCGCCTTTACCAAGCAAAACGCCCAAAAGCCCTTGTAGTGACAAAGGTATGTGGCGCGCAGACCTTCAACGAGTCGATCCGGGTTGTCGAAACCTGCTAGCCAAACGCCGCTCCGAAATCAACTGGCAAGCCACGGGCAAGGGaattgacgcccccccccccccccccccccccccaaaaaaaaaaaaaaaactaacgccGCTTCTCAATGTCGTCTTCCAGGCCCGGCGCTGCCCATGGCCACCGTGGACATCAAAAACCCCGAGATCAGCACGGGACACCGTTTTCACAGCAACTCTCAGATGAACAACATCATGCACTCCACGTTcaggaaggagaagaagaacaaagGCAAGAAGAAGCGGCTGACCAAGGCCGACATCGGCACGCCGAGCAACTTCCAGTGAGTGGCCGGCCTCGGATTTGTCGGATTGAATTTTTACACTGCGAAGACTTGTTGACTGGCGCCTCTCTGTTTTGGCACAGGCACATCGGGCACGTCGGATGGGATCCAAACACAGGCTTTGACGTAAGTGAAGTGCAGCATCGGCTCCAGAAATATTCATCTCCGCCATCATGCGGCCAGTGTGGTTACACAAGAAGATTTTGTGAGGGGAGCGCAACCTGTGTTTGCATCATCCTTGGACTTGCTCCcaaaaagcaccccccccccccatgaaatTACGCAAGGCCAGGCTGAATTCAGAAGTCACCGCTTTAATGGCCTTGAAAATTGAATGGATGACGTCATTCAAAATTGTTCCATCTTCTGCTTTCAATAAGTGGATTGGCCTTGGAGTAATatgaccactagatggcggcagCGAACTTCAAACCAAGTGGCAGGAAGTGAGCCGTCcttcccaaaataaaacaaaaaatgaggcCAATTATAAGTTTAAATGTGAAACTGACATGGATTGAATCAAACTGCAGAAGCTATGAAAGTcttttagcttaatgctaacatacaatgcaaaacgccatagaCAGGCCCACAAAACTAGCATCACAATCAACCCAACACTCGCGTCATTTTGaacccttttgttttttttgtttttttgcttcgtCCGCACAGTTGAACAACTTGGACCCCGAGCTGAAGAACCTCTTTGACATGTGCGGCATCTCCGAGGCGCAGCTGAAAGACAAAGAGACCTCCAAGGTCATCTATGACTTCATCGAGAAGAAGGGAGGCGTGGAAGCGGTCAAAAATGAGCTGCGGCGACAAGGTGGGCCAGAGGATACTGAAAACGATACACGAGACAGGGTTTGTCATGAAAAGctgtggcgaaaaaaaaaatgtgaacagcacaaatgcaaaagcagacatctccttttttgggggtgggtgaATTGAGTGCTATTATTTGTGGTTCAGCTCTTaacaagcaattttttttccaagatgtcgTTTGTCACGTAATGGTAAAGCCGGGCAAATCCAAGATAATCCGTTTCATTCAAAAACAGACAAGTCAAAAGAATTCACACAAAGACGCAATTACACCCAAAATGGTTTTGACTGCTTTACTTTGTGAAGTGGTTACTGGTTTCCCATCTGCCTGACAAAACCCAGACATAGCGTTCGTCCCCTCCAGTCGTACTTACAAAACCAAGATGTTCTCTATGACAACAGGCACGTACCGTCGTTGAGCCGACTGTGAGAACTGGGCGAGAATATCGGAAAGGCCATAATTAAGGAGCGAAAGAACAAAATGGCGCTTTCAGAACCCATCCAAATGACAGCCACTGCTAACGCGCTAGCTTGCTATGCTAGCGAGCTAATGAATAGAACTTGAatcaaacccccccaaaaaaagatttttaaagctAACTCACGAATGGCGGcgatacattttgtgttttttgttattgtaaagtgtccttgggtgtcttgaaaggcgcttataaataaaatatattattatatttttataataacGTGGCTAGCAATAACATGAAGCGTCATGATTGATTGCGGCCCTTCTGGGATGTAACACTGTAACAAGATGCATTCCTCaaacttggcaaaaaaaaaaccccaaaaccaaaacaaagcaattagTGTCGTTATAATGTGCCATTTTCCGTTTGTGTTATTAATTATCACCATTCGGGTGGTGGATAAGCTGGAGCCCGTCCCAGTAGGCTTTGGACGAGGAGTGGGTCCACGCAAGCATTCACGCCGACATCTgttgacaatttggagtcttcgaTGAAACAAACATGGAACTGTCAATGCCTCACTTTGCTCATTTCCACctcagggggagggggggaaaggaAGCGGCAGTAAATCAGGCCAAAATCCACATCAGTGGGTTTGTTTGGAAGTTGGACCACCCGTAGAAAAGCCACCTATCTAATATAACCGatctaaaagtattttttttttcctctctgcagctcccccgccccctccatccAGAGGGGgccctccaccccctccccctcaccaCGGCTCAgccccgccgcccccaccccccgcccgcgGCCGAGGcgccccgccgccccctccgccctCCCGAGCCCCCGTCTCCGCACCTCCGCCCCCACCTCCGTCCCGGCCGGGCTTgaccgctccgccgccgcctcccccgAGCCGAGGCTacctgcccccgcccccgccgccggccCACGCCTCGGCGCCcgggccgccgcctccgccgccgccccctacTTCCTCCATTCCTTCTTATGGAGGacctccgcctcctccgccccctcccccaccggCATCCTTTGAGGCCAACGGAACAGTGGACAGCGGTTTGCCGGTCGGCGGCAAGTCGGCCTTGCTGTCTCAGATCCGCGAAGGCACCCAGCTGAAGAAGGTGGAACAAAAGGAGCGGCCGCCGGCGTCCAACACCGGGCGAAATGCGCTCCTGAACCAAATCCGAGAAGGGATCCAACTCAAACCGGTGAAATTTTCTTCCCATTCCTTCTcaacacttcctgtttttgtaGTCTGACCTCGAAACGCTGCTTTGTCATCCTCAGCGGGACGAAACAAACGACTCGCCGCCGTCCTCCCTGGCCCCCTCGGCCGGCATCGTGGGGGCGCTGATGGAGGTCATGCAGAAGAGGAGCAAGGCCATTCATTCTTCAGGTACTTTGCTCAAATTCGGTGGAAAAAATGCACGGTGGCGCTCCACTCTTGTCACATTCCCGCAAAATTCCATCGTAGCCATTCTCGTATCCCTCACTCGAGTCCGCCTCTTTCCCCAgatgaggacgacgacgacgaagatgATGAGGACTTTGAAGATGAGGATGAATGGGATGACTAGTGTGTTTGGCtccgcccccccatccccacctcCCGTATTCCTTTCCGTACCTTTGTATGATTATGACGCAAAAAATGTTCCTtccttactttaaaaaaaaataatttcaaatcaccaaaaaaaaaagattttttttctatttgctgttttttttttttttttttgcctttctgcttttttttattaatctgtGCAATACCTCATTTAATGTGTCGGACATTCTCATATCTGTTGTTGATGTTTCTCTGACGTCTCGTGTAGCTTTTTAACCGTcttctgctatttttttttttttttttcgacgctCGTCAGGCCATCTGTCACTTTGTCGCCACACATTCCCTTGCGTCCTGTCACTCTCGCGCTCGTCCTCGTCTTCCCAAAATAACGTGCAATTTAGACATCAAGCTGTCGCCGATCTTCCGGACATAATTCTCAGAGGCATGAGTTGCCGCAAATCCTCCCGTTGAGAGAAAAAGAATTATTTTCGTACCTTAATTGTGGTTTATTTTTGCTTACTCTAATGATCGTAGTTTAGCAACCATAttttctaaaaaacaaaaacaaacaaacaaaaaaaaaatttggactCTTTTCGCTTAAGCTGCTGTTT contains:
- the waslb gene encoding WASP like actin nucleation promoting factor b isoform X2; its protein translation is MSGLHPQRQTNVGSILLTPQENDYLFNHLGRKCIALSSAVVQVFLADRNAAWSKRCCGVACLIKDNPQRSYFIRVFDIKDGKMLFEQELYNNFSINPSRPFFISFAGDSSQVGLNFASEEEAKRFRGHLSELLGKRQRKTGPALPMATVDIKNPEISTGHRFHSNSQMNNIMHSTFRKEKKNKGKKKRLTKADIGTPSNFQHIGHVGWDPNTGFDLNNLDPELKNLFDMCGISEAQLKDKETSKVIYDFIEKKGGVEAVKNELRRQAPPPPPSRGGPPPPPPHHGSAPPPPPPARGRGAPPPPPPSRAPVSAPPPPPPSRPGLTAPPPPPPSRGYLPPPPPPAHASAPGPPPPPPPPTSSIPSYGGPPPPPPPPPPASFEANGTVDSGLPVGGKSALLSQIREGTQLKKVEQKERPPASNTGRNALLNQIREGIQLKPRDETNDSPPSSLAPSAGIVGALMEVMQKRSKAIHSSDEDDDDEDDEDFEDEDEWDD
- the waslb gene encoding WASP like actin nucleation promoting factor b isoform X3; the encoded protein is MMFCTTFLSAPSDERVCERGGGGGGGGGFGPAGCLSTLHCLVLPQDELYPNFAEPSAAQVRARGFIGDALPDVRAGACRDGDGGGMWDRVRRRRSRSVSPLPSKTPKSPCSDKGPALPMATVDIKNPEISTGHRFHSNSQMNNIMHSTFRKEKKNKGKKKRLTKADIGTPSNFQHIGHVGWDPNTGFDLNNLDPELKNLFDMCGISEAQLKDKETSKVIYDFIEKKGGVEAVKNELRRQAPPPPPSRGGPPPPPPHHGSAPPPPPPARGRGAPPPPPPSRAPVSAPPPPPPSRPGLTAPPPPPPSRGYLPPPPPPAHASAPGPPPPPPPPTSSIPSYGGPPPPPPPPPPASFEANGTVDSGLPVGGKSALLSQIREGTQLKKVEQKERPPASNTGRNALLNQIREGIQLKPRDETNDSPPSSLAPSAGIVGALMEVMQKRSKAIHSSDEDDDDEDDEDFEDEDEWDD
- the waslb gene encoding WASP like actin nucleation promoting factor b isoform X1, which translates into the protein MSGLHPQRQTNVGSILLTPQENDYLFNHLGRKCIALSSAVVQVFLADRNAAWSKRCCGVACLIKDNPQRSYFIRVFDIKDGKMLFEQELYNNFSINPSRPFFISFAGDSSQVGLNFASEEEAKRFRGHLSELLGKRQRKTEKRREPPNGPALPMATVDIKNPEISTGHRFHSNSQMNNIMHSTFRKEKKNKGKKKRLTKADIGTPSNFQHIGHVGWDPNTGFDLNNLDPELKNLFDMCGISEAQLKDKETSKVIYDFIEKKGGVEAVKNELRRQAPPPPPSRGGPPPPPPHHGSAPPPPPPARGRGAPPPPPPSRAPVSAPPPPPPSRPGLTAPPPPPPSRGYLPPPPPPAHASAPGPPPPPPPPTSSIPSYGGPPPPPPPPPPASFEANGTVDSGLPVGGKSALLSQIREGTQLKKVEQKERPPASNTGRNALLNQIREGIQLKPRDETNDSPPSSLAPSAGIVGALMEVMQKRSKAIHSSDEDDDDEDDEDFEDEDEWDD